From Edaphobacter lichenicola, the proteins below share one genomic window:
- a CDS encoding choice-of-anchor D domain-containing protein, with the protein MPAQPCNRERRNVVTNNGSTVLTLSGAITGPDASAFVLNSTGSVTVSPTGTTTFNITGTPARLGFNSATLTVTDATSGFSNSIPPSIYGYPQAPTVTPGSITFSPAKLGVQSAPRTIAISAPNGDPVSFVYTSGSPYPGTDFAVSFGTCATQTPCQVTVTFTPSQTGPESANYTVRDLVTDEQSSMSLQGTGGVGSVSLSSSSLTFAARDIGTTSIPQTVTLTNSGDAILTISGETFSGANVGDFPIEANSCGSSLAAGANCTLTISFDPTASGARSATLQIMTNAASSPDNIQLMGTGN; encoded by the coding sequence ATGCCTGCCCAACCGTGCAACCGAGAGAGGCGCAACGTGGTGACTAACAATGGGAGTACGGTTCTGACGTTATCCGGAGCGATAACCGGGCCAGACGCGAGTGCGTTCGTCTTGAACTCTACCGGGAGCGTCACAGTCAGTCCGACTGGGACAACTACCTTCAACATTACCGGCACCCCTGCGCGCCTCGGTTTCAATAGCGCCACGCTTACGGTGACAGACGCTACGTCCGGATTCTCGAACTCCATTCCGCCGAGTATTTATGGCTATCCGCAGGCGCCCACGGTTACTCCAGGCAGCATCACCTTTAGTCCTGCAAAATTAGGGGTGCAGAGCGCGCCTCGGACGATTGCAATATCTGCCCCAAACGGCGACCCAGTTTCCTTTGTCTATACCTCTGGCTCTCCCTATCCGGGCACCGATTTTGCCGTATCGTTCGGGACATGTGCTACTCAGACGCCATGTCAGGTGACCGTCACCTTCACGCCCTCCCAGACGGGTCCAGAATCGGCCAATTACACTGTGAGAGATCTTGTCACCGACGAACAAAGCTCGATGAGTCTCCAAGGAACGGGGGGTGTCGGATCGGTCTCATTGTCGAGTTCTTCGCTTACGTTTGCGGCGCGAGATATCGGCACGACCTCGATCCCTCAGACGGTGACGTTGACCAACTCAGGCGACGCCATTCTCACGATCTCTGGAGAGACGTTCTCGGGTGCGAATGTGGGCGACTTCCCGATTGAAGCTAACAGTTGCGGAAGCAGTCTGGCAGCCGGTGCGAACTGCACACTGACGATCTCATTCGACCCTACCGCCTCCGGGGCGCGAAGTGCGACTCTACAGATTATGACGAACGCTGCAAGTTCACCGGACAATATTCAACTTATGGGGACTGGAAACTAA
- a CDS encoding VOC family protein, with amino-acid sequence MNRSKRPAFLFAIFLASTLAVSAQTAPVRPRILGISHVGFFVSDLPRALDFWHGLLGYDEPYDLKNPDGTIHIAFIKINDHQHVELFNQQPPAGSGHLSHIAFVVSNAEQMRRYLASRGVPVGNKVSKGMTGDLNFEIKDTDGNLVEFVEPQPDGMEARNAGKFLPATRISDSIYHLGFLVGSSEKSIKFYGDVLGFHEFWRGSSNGTQLSWIDMQVPDGNDYVEFMLYRDLPAPDKRGGQEHISLLVPDVQKSIATLEARPAFQTYGKPIAPHTGVNGKRQVNLFDPDGTRAELMESETANGKPVPPSTAPPPR; translated from the coding sequence ATGAATCGAAGCAAAAGACCAGCGTTTCTCTTCGCCATCTTCTTAGCCAGCACCCTCGCCGTTTCGGCTCAAACCGCGCCCGTCCGTCCCCGCATCCTCGGGATCTCGCACGTCGGATTCTTCGTCTCCGATCTTCCCAGGGCGCTCGACTTCTGGCACGGTCTTCTCGGTTACGACGAACCCTACGACCTTAAGAACCCCGACGGCACCATCCACATTGCCTTCATAAAAATCAACGATCATCAGCACGTCGAACTCTTCAACCAGCAGCCACCGGCAGGCTCAGGCCATCTCAGCCACATCGCCTTCGTAGTCTCGAACGCCGAGCAGATGCGTCGATACCTCGCCTCTCGCGGCGTTCCGGTTGGCAACAAGGTCAGCAAAGGCATGACCGGCGACCTGAACTTCGAGATCAAAGATACCGACGGCAATCTCGTCGAGTTCGTCGAACCCCAGCCGGACGGCATGGAAGCCCGTAACGCCGGCAAATTCCTGCCTGCAACACGCATCTCCGACTCTATCTACCACCTCGGCTTTCTCGTCGGCAGCAGCGAAAAGTCCATCAAGTTCTACGGCGACGTACTCGGCTTCCACGAGTTCTGGCGCGGCAGCTCCAACGGCACGCAACTAAGCTGGATCGACATGCAGGTGCCCGACGGCAACGACTACGTCGAGTTCATGCTCTATCGCGATCTTCCCGCACCCGACAAACGCGGTGGCCAGGAACACATCTCGCTTCTCGTGCCTGATGTTCAAAAGTCCATCGCGACCCTCGAGGCTCGCCCTGCCTTCCAGACCTACGGCAAGCCCATCGCTCCACACACCGGCGTCAACGGCAAACGCCAGGTCAACCTCTTCGACCCCGACGGCACCCGCGCCGAACTGATGGAGTCCGAGACCGCCAACGGCAAACCCGTTCCACCCTCCACCGCGCCACCACCGCGCTGA
- a CDS encoding alpha-amylase family glycosyl hydrolase — protein sequence MINLPRTPRPLLSFCLACTLSAAAPIASSQTLARPGWVGSGITTDLWWKRAIIYEINPADFSPAGDNPLHGIAHRLDYIHSLGTDAILLTHLQPDPAHAETIDPTLGSLDEFDDLLREASSRHLRVLLDLDPAIPADDLPNVARFWLNRGVAGFHISGTSEAAREQAATLRTTTASYLGQRILIVDADPNLTATAQPQPQPQPATRGRHHAHSRSRRQSHATTQNSTALDTQSPQLLLDDRLGAITPLNAAAIRPIIDRLQDIQQAGHSLPLLATDGPAFTRSMSRYADGQHDLAIAKLLATLLFTTRAESLLYYGQELGVRASSSSDTAIPLILWDAPPPEKPAPVTETYVPYKPTTSETYVPYKPPTSETHVPYKPPTTTTSAPLDATPNAALEDADPNSLLNWYRQLSALHHGNSTLALGTSFTINRDDQNVLVLVRRPKVVSATSPVMVLLFNLTAQPVHLSLKDDTTKLGLRGSFLRTVLRTDDSIGTMHLEEMTLAPYVAYIGELRY from the coding sequence ATGATCAACCTCCCCCGAACTCCCCGACCTCTGCTCTCCTTCTGCCTCGCCTGCACTCTCAGCGCAGCCGCTCCCATCGCCTCATCGCAGACTCTCGCCCGCCCCGGCTGGGTTGGCTCCGGCATCACCACCGACCTCTGGTGGAAGCGCGCCATCATCTATGAGATCAACCCCGCCGACTTCAGCCCCGCCGGAGACAATCCCCTCCACGGCATCGCTCATCGCCTCGACTACATCCACTCCCTCGGCACCGACGCCATCCTTCTCACGCATCTGCAGCCCGATCCCGCTCACGCCGAGACGATCGACCCCACCCTCGGCTCCCTCGACGAGTTCGACGATCTCCTCCGCGAAGCCAGCAGCCGTCATCTCCGTGTCCTGCTCGACCTCGACCCCGCCATACCTGCCGACGATCTGCCCAACGTCGCTCGCTTCTGGCTCAACCGCGGCGTCGCAGGCTTTCATATAAGCGGCACCAGCGAAGCCGCCCGCGAACAGGCTGCGACCCTCCGCACTACGACCGCAAGCTACCTCGGCCAGCGCATCCTGATTGTCGATGCGGACCCCAACTTGACCGCAACTGCCCAGCCTCAACCGCAGCCGCAGCCCGCCACGCGAGGCCGTCATCACGCACACTCCCGCTCGCGACGCCAATCGCACGCAACCACTCAGAACTCCACAGCACTCGACACCCAATCCCCGCAGCTCCTCCTCGACGACCGCCTCGGCGCCATCACCCCACTCAACGCCGCCGCCATCCGCCCCATCATCGATCGCCTCCAAGACATTCAGCAAGCCGGGCACAGTCTCCCGCTCCTGGCCACCGACGGCCCCGCCTTCACCCGCAGCATGAGCCGCTACGCCGACGGCCAACACGATCTCGCCATCGCGAAACTCCTCGCCACCCTCCTCTTCACCACCCGCGCCGAGTCGCTGCTCTACTACGGGCAGGAGCTAGGCGTCCGCGCCTCCTCTTCCTCCGACACAGCCATACCGCTGATCCTGTGGGACGCACCACCCCCTGAGAAACCCGCCCCCGTCACCGAAACCTACGTCCCGTACAAGCCCACCACCAGCGAGACCTACGTCCCCTACAAACCACCCACTAGCGAGACCCATGTCCCGTACAAGCCTCCCACTACCACGACCAGCGCTCCGCTCGACGCCACGCCGAACGCCGCTCTCGAGGACGCCGATCCCAACTCTCTCCTCAACTGGTATCGCCAGCTCAGCGCGCTCCATCACGGCAACTCCACCCTCGCTTTGGGCACCAGCTTCACCATCAACCGCGACGACCAGAACGTCCTGGTCCTGGTTCGCAGACCAAAGGTAGTCTCGGCTACCTCCCCGGTCATGGTTCTGCTCTTCAACCTCACCGCACAGCCTGTCCATCTCTCACTCAAAGACGACACAACAAAACTCGGCCTGCGCGGCAGCTTTCTCCGTACAGTGCTCCGCACAGACGACAGCATCGGCACCATGCATCTCGAGGAGATGACGCTCGCACCCTACGTCGCCTACATCGGCGAACTCCGCTACTAG
- the amaB gene encoding L-piperidine-6-carboxylate dehydrogenase gives MTIQQEVESILAALGVPAAATTKGELTVRTPITGEVIAQVPTITAEAAQKAIAQAHAAYLEWRNVPAPRRGELIRILGEELRANIEPLGRLVTIETGKLLSEGHGEVQEMIDICTFAAGLSRQLAGLTVPSERSKHRMMETWHPLGVVGVISAFNFPVAVWSWNAALALVCGDAVVWKPSEKTPLTALATQAIFERAAKKFGNIPAGLATLLIGDAKVGEQLVDSPLIPLVSATGSTAMGRAVAPKLAARFAKAILELGGNNAAIVAPTADLDLTLRAIAFSAMGTAGQRCTTLRRLIVHESVYDKLVPQLKKVYGSVVIGDPGAQGTLVGPLIDERSFNAMQKSLEEARSAGATITGGERIFTANPETANPEAFYVRPALVEISSQAEVVKRETFAPILYVLKYSGFGDALALHNDVPQGLSSSIFTMNLREAELFLSATGSDCGIANVNIGTSGAEIGGAFGGEKETGGGRESGSDAWKQYMRRATNTINYGTDLPLAQGVSFDIS, from the coding sequence ATGACGATCCAACAAGAAGTCGAATCCATCCTCGCCGCCCTCGGCGTCCCCGCTGCCGCAACCACAAAAGGCGAGCTCACCGTCCGCACCCCCATCACCGGCGAGGTCATCGCGCAGGTCCCCACCATCACCGCCGAGGCTGCCCAAAAGGCCATCGCCCAGGCGCACGCCGCCTATCTCGAGTGGCGCAACGTCCCGGCCCCGCGGCGCGGCGAACTCATCCGCATTCTCGGCGAAGAACTCCGCGCCAACATCGAGCCCCTGGGCCGCCTCGTCACCATCGAAACCGGCAAGCTCCTCTCCGAAGGCCACGGCGAGGTCCAGGAGATGATCGACATCTGCACCTTCGCGGCTGGCCTCTCCCGTCAGCTCGCCGGACTCACCGTTCCCTCCGAACGCAGCAAGCATCGCATGATGGAGACCTGGCACCCACTCGGCGTCGTCGGCGTCATCTCCGCCTTCAACTTCCCCGTCGCCGTCTGGAGCTGGAACGCCGCCCTCGCGCTCGTCTGCGGGGACGCCGTCGTCTGGAAGCCCAGCGAAAAGACTCCCCTCACCGCCCTCGCCACGCAGGCCATCTTCGAGCGAGCTGCAAAGAAGTTTGGCAATATTCCGGCCGGCCTGGCGACCCTCCTCATCGGCGATGCAAAGGTCGGCGAACAACTGGTCGACAGCCCTCTCATCCCGCTCGTCTCCGCGACCGGATCGACCGCGATGGGCCGCGCCGTAGCCCCGAAGCTCGCCGCGCGCTTCGCCAAGGCCATCCTCGAACTGGGCGGCAACAACGCAGCCATCGTCGCCCCCACCGCGGATCTCGACCTTACCCTTCGCGCCATCGCCTTCTCCGCGATGGGCACCGCCGGCCAGCGCTGCACCACACTGCGTCGCCTCATCGTCCACGAGAGCGTCTACGACAAACTCGTCCCCCAGCTCAAGAAGGTCTACGGCTCGGTTGTCATCGGCGACCCCGGAGCGCAAGGCACCTTGGTGGGCCCACTCATCGACGAACGATCCTTCAACGCTATGCAGAAGTCGCTCGAAGAGGCCCGCAGCGCTGGCGCGACCATCACGGGAGGAGAACGCATCTTCACAGCGAACCCCGAGACAGCGAACCCCGAGGCCTTCTACGTTCGTCCCGCCCTCGTCGAGATCTCGTCACAGGCCGAGGTCGTAAAGCGCGAGACCTTCGCCCCCATCCTCTACGTCCTCAAGTACAGCGGCTTCGGCGACGCACTCGCCCTGCACAACGACGTGCCCCAGGGGCTCTCCTCGTCGATCTTCACGATGAACCTCCGCGAAGCTGAGCTCTTCCTCTCCGCCACGGGCTCCGACTGCGGCATCGCCAACGTCAACATCGGCACCTCCGGCGCGGAGATCGGCGGAGCCTTCGGCGGCGAGAAAGAAACCGGCGGCGGCCGCGAGTCAGGCTCCGACGCGTGGAAGCAGTACATGCGCCGCGCTACCAACACCATCAACTACGGAACAGATCTGCCCCTGGCGCAGGGAGTCAGCTTCGACATCAGCTAG
- a CDS encoding glycosyltransferase — MRVPRVAYFPDSFHEVNGVAHTSRNFVAYAERHELPFLCVRAGGRVGAFEQAGELRTLELGRSRTSVRMEKDLEFDTLFWRHGGAIRRQLECFQPDVIHITGPSELGMFGAYFAWELGIPLAASWHTNVHEYAARRMGWLTDRLSSRAGATTERGVEAGALWATSRFYQLAKVLFAPNEELCRMLERTTGRPCYLMQRGVDTEWFSPAHRTREESDRTVVLGYVGRLSIEKNVKLLARVRRELAAMGVGGVKFLIVGHGSDEAELRQELAEAEFAGVLRGAALAHAYANMDVLVFPSHTDTFGNVVLEALASGVPAVVTPDGGPKFIVRDGETGFVTEDDHFAAAVADLVRDRARLDGMRLRAREYALGCSWDAVFDRVYAGYETLLPVRRAGLSVGELA, encoded by the coding sequence ATGCGGGTGCCGCGTGTTGCCTACTTTCCGGACTCGTTCCATGAGGTGAATGGGGTCGCGCATACGAGCCGCAACTTTGTGGCGTATGCCGAGCGCCATGAGCTGCCGTTTCTTTGTGTTCGCGCCGGCGGGCGGGTGGGGGCCTTCGAGCAGGCAGGGGAGCTGAGGACGCTGGAGCTGGGGCGGAGCCGCACGTCGGTTCGAATGGAGAAGGATCTTGAGTTCGACACGCTGTTCTGGCGGCATGGTGGAGCGATTCGGCGGCAGTTGGAGTGCTTTCAGCCGGATGTGATTCACATTACGGGGCCGAGTGAGTTGGGGATGTTTGGCGCTTACTTCGCGTGGGAGCTGGGGATTCCGCTGGCGGCGTCGTGGCACACGAATGTGCATGAGTACGCGGCACGAAGGATGGGGTGGTTGACGGACAGGCTGTCGTCGCGGGCGGGTGCGACGACCGAGCGCGGGGTGGAGGCGGGTGCGCTGTGGGCTACTTCGCGGTTTTACCAGTTGGCAAAGGTTTTGTTTGCGCCGAATGAAGAGCTCTGCCGCATGCTGGAGAGGACGACGGGAAGGCCCTGCTACCTGATGCAGCGCGGCGTGGATACGGAGTGGTTTTCGCCGGCGCACCGCACGCGCGAGGAGAGTGACAGGACGGTGGTGCTGGGATATGTGGGGCGGCTCTCGATTGAGAAGAATGTGAAGCTGTTGGCGCGAGTGCGGAGAGAGCTCGCGGCGATGGGAGTGGGCGGCGTGAAGTTTCTGATCGTCGGGCATGGCAGCGACGAGGCGGAGCTGAGGCAGGAGCTGGCGGAGGCTGAGTTTGCGGGCGTGTTGCGCGGGGCCGCGCTGGCACACGCTTACGCGAATATGGATGTGCTGGTGTTTCCTTCGCATACGGATACGTTCGGGAATGTGGTGCTGGAGGCGCTGGCGAGTGGTGTGCCTGCAGTAGTGACTCCTGACGGCGGGCCGAAGTTTATCGTGCGGGATGGCGAGACGGGATTTGTAACGGAAGATGATCACTTTGCGGCAGCAGTTGCGGATCTGGTGAGAGACAGGGCACGGCTGGATGGGATGCGGCTGAGGGCGAGAGAGTATGCGCTGGGTTGCAGCTGGGATGCGGTGTTTGACCGGGTCTATGCGGGATACGAGACGCTGCTGCCGGTGCGGCGGGCTGGACTGTCGGTTGGGGAGTTGGCGTAG
- a CDS encoding DUF3300 domain-containing protein has translation MQRKPSVPAALFLVAVLMFQSFGATLLAQATAAPPPPPTPAELDQLLAPIALYPDSLLAQITTASTNPQEILDVDNWLALNKNLSGTELTDAAQKNGFDPAFIALTSFPSVIEMMAENIDDYAAIGSAVSSNQAEVSASIQRLRSQAYTSGALRSTPQQQVEVQQNSGQPVYVIQPTNPQTVYIPQYDPTVVYVGPSTGTVVAASLIGFGVGIGIGALLVNNQPWGWGGWGWNWGGRSIYYNHGPWGGWRGGYRPPRPYYRPRPVPYGNRPGYGGNWGYRPSNYRPPMSANRPGYSRPGYGQPGYRPGRPTSGHSGSRPGGSRPGTPGYRPGGSNGNRPGTTPGNRPGGSNGSRPGNGGRPGGGQSVGRPSQPGQGGRPPQQNRPPQQNRPTPQPRPTQPRPTNQSRPAPQPRPTQSRPNNQSRPAPQSRPAGKPSSGSRPQSNRGSSGKPN, from the coding sequence ATGCAACGGAAACCAAGTGTTCCTGCCGCTCTTTTTCTCGTCGCAGTGTTGATGTTCCAGAGCTTCGGGGCGACCCTTCTGGCTCAAGCGACTGCGGCCCCGCCACCACCTCCTACGCCTGCGGAACTGGATCAGTTGCTGGCGCCGATAGCGCTCTATCCTGACTCGCTGCTGGCGCAGATTACGACGGCTTCAACGAATCCTCAGGAGATCTTGGATGTCGATAACTGGCTGGCGTTGAATAAGAACCTGAGCGGAACGGAGCTGACGGACGCGGCGCAGAAAAACGGTTTCGACCCTGCCTTTATTGCTCTCACCAGCTTTCCTTCGGTGATCGAGATGATGGCCGAGAACATCGACGACTACGCTGCGATCGGGAGTGCCGTCTCGTCGAATCAGGCGGAGGTGTCGGCATCGATTCAACGGTTGCGTTCGCAGGCTTACACGTCGGGTGCGTTGCGCAGCACGCCACAGCAGCAGGTTGAGGTGCAGCAGAATTCAGGGCAACCGGTTTATGTGATTCAACCGACAAATCCGCAAACGGTCTATATCCCGCAGTATGACCCGACGGTGGTTTACGTGGGGCCGAGTACTGGCACTGTGGTGGCGGCATCGCTCATTGGCTTTGGGGTGGGGATCGGGATTGGTGCGTTGCTGGTGAACAACCAGCCATGGGGCTGGGGTGGCTGGGGATGGAACTGGGGCGGGCGCAGCATCTACTACAACCATGGCCCGTGGGGTGGATGGCGTGGCGGGTACCGTCCGCCGCGGCCGTATTATCGTCCACGGCCGGTGCCATACGGTAACCGTCCGGGATACGGCGGGAACTGGGGATATCGTCCGTCGAACTATCGGCCACCGATGTCGGCGAATCGGCCTGGATACAGCCGTCCCGGTTATGGTCAACCAGGTTACCGTCCGGGACGCCCAACCTCTGGGCATTCCGGGAGCCGGCCAGGAGGTTCGCGTCCTGGAACTCCGGGATATAGACCGGGCGGATCGAATGGGAATCGCCCTGGAACTACGCCGGGGAATCGTCCTGGTGGTTCGAATGGAAGCCGTCCGGGGAATGGAGGCCGTCCAGGGGGTGGTCAGAGTGTGGGCCGCCCGTCCCAGCCGGGGCAGGGTGGCAGGCCGCCGCAACAGAACCGTCCGCCGCAACAGAACCGACCAACGCCACAGCCTCGGCCTACACAGCCGCGGCCCACGAATCAGAGCAGACCGGCGCCGCAGCCTCGGCCGACACAGAGTCGACCGAACAACCAGAGCCGGCCCGCTCCACAGTCGAGGCCGGCGGGGAAGCCGTCGTCGGGGTCTCGGCCGCAATCGAACAGAGGTTCGAGCGGTAAACCGAACTAG
- a CDS encoding DUF4097 family beta strand repeat-containing protein yields the protein MSSFVTRSIGFAATAAAIVLASSSSAVFAQSSEHDWQKVYAVGGGAASLTVETGDSGLEIRSCGDCKEIRVHVESTQNLNDYSIEEHQEGDHVSFTIKEKPHTFRIQWNASRRTKVTVETPAKLDLDARVVDGNLSAQDLTGKVQVHAGDGSVELENIKGDVHLVASDGSVSLHNVVGTLDARGSDGSMKIDGQFTTVQVETSDGNLDFTLSPGSQLTSASQIKSSDGRVSIRLPQALSADMDVATGDGHLNCTLPLTMDHYDSRESRGHHLHGHLNSGGVPFSIRASDGNVSITTL from the coding sequence ATGTCCTCTTTCGTTACGCGTTCCATCGGATTCGCCGCTACAGCCGCGGCGATTGTTCTTGCTTCCTCATCTTCTGCGGTGTTTGCTCAGAGCTCAGAGCACGATTGGCAGAAGGTCTATGCCGTGGGTGGAGGGGCTGCTTCGCTTACGGTGGAGACGGGCGATAGCGGGCTTGAGATCCGCTCCTGCGGTGACTGCAAGGAGATCCGAGTTCATGTGGAGTCCACTCAGAATCTGAACGACTATTCCATCGAGGAGCACCAGGAGGGCGATCATGTCTCCTTCACGATCAAAGAAAAGCCGCACACCTTTCGCATTCAATGGAACGCGAGCCGGAGGACGAAGGTGACGGTGGAGACTCCGGCAAAGCTGGATCTGGATGCGAGGGTAGTGGACGGTAATCTGTCCGCGCAGGATCTGACGGGCAAGGTTCAAGTCCATGCCGGCGACGGATCGGTCGAACTCGAAAATATCAAAGGGGATGTGCACCTGGTTGCCTCGGATGGGAGCGTCAGTCTTCATAACGTGGTTGGCACTCTTGATGCGCGAGGTTCGGATGGCAGTATGAAGATCGATGGGCAGTTCACGACGGTTCAGGTGGAGACGAGCGACGGGAACCTGGACTTTACGCTTTCTCCGGGGTCGCAGCTTACGAGCGCTTCACAGATCAAGAGTTCAGATGGGCGGGTTTCTATCCGGCTGCCGCAGGCTCTCTCCGCCGATATGGATGTGGCAACAGGGGATGGACACCTGAACTGCACGCTTCCGCTGACGATGGATCACTACGACAGCAGGGAGTCGAGGGGTCATCATCTCCACGGGCATTTGAATAGTGGCGGCGTTCCGTTCAGCATTCGCGCCTCGGATGGGAACGTCAGCATAACGACCCTCTAG
- a CDS encoding M20/M25/M40 family metallo-hydrolase, whose translation MKGLAAFGMGAALFFVQSGVAQMGAPDTPPPVSMQAVHGPLAAKYKAEADRILKAGETDDDGYVALTYLCDHIGKRLSGSPQLNTAVEWGAELMRKAGLENVTVQPVMVPHWVRGEESGAIVAPVTKPLHMLGLGMSVGTPKGGITAEAVFVPSFEALDAMSTEQVKGKIVVFNPGWHGYGVNVMYRAIGPSKAAAKGAVGVLVRSATGLAMQTPHTGSLYYDEKVTKIPAAAISIEDALMIERLCKEGPVKVHLQMDAHMEADVKAGNVMGEIVGSEHPEQVVVIGGHIDSWDVGQGAQDDGSGIMGTFQAVTLIHKLGLKPKRTIRLVFWVNEENGEAGGKAYRKMIGPKIGEQVAAIEMDEGAEKPLGIGYGGFESLMPGAPPFDLSKLPPDQQQSFAALQDIASLLGPIGADRVLPGGGGSDIEPLTDDGVPALAPRTEDLHYFDWHHTEADTLDKVDPKEFRKNAAMLSVVAYVLADMDGRLAGKVAAAAK comes from the coding sequence ATGAAAGGTCTTGCCGCTTTTGGTATGGGGGCTGCGCTGTTTTTTGTTCAGTCGGGGGTGGCGCAGATGGGCGCGCCGGATACGCCGCCGCCGGTGTCGATGCAGGCTGTCCATGGGCCACTCGCGGCGAAGTACAAGGCGGAAGCCGATCGAATTTTGAAGGCTGGCGAGACCGACGATGATGGGTATGTGGCGCTGACGTACCTGTGCGATCACATTGGCAAACGGTTGAGTGGTTCGCCGCAGCTGAACACGGCGGTCGAATGGGGCGCGGAGCTAATGCGCAAGGCCGGCCTCGAGAATGTGACCGTGCAGCCGGTGATGGTTCCGCATTGGGTGCGGGGGGAGGAGTCGGGTGCGATCGTTGCGCCGGTGACGAAGCCGCTGCATATGCTGGGGCTCGGCATGAGCGTGGGCACGCCGAAGGGCGGGATTACGGCTGAGGCAGTGTTTGTGCCGAGCTTTGAGGCGCTGGATGCGATGTCGACGGAGCAGGTGAAGGGAAAGATTGTCGTGTTCAACCCGGGCTGGCATGGCTATGGGGTGAACGTGATGTATCGCGCGATTGGGCCGTCGAAGGCTGCGGCGAAGGGCGCGGTGGGTGTGCTGGTGCGGTCGGCTACGGGGCTGGCGATGCAGACGCCGCATACGGGGTCGCTCTACTACGACGAGAAGGTGACGAAGATTCCGGCGGCGGCGATCTCGATCGAGGATGCGTTGATGATCGAGCGGCTGTGCAAAGAAGGGCCAGTGAAGGTGCATCTGCAGATGGACGCGCATATGGAGGCTGACGTGAAGGCCGGCAATGTGATGGGCGAGATTGTGGGGAGCGAGCATCCGGAACAGGTAGTGGTGATTGGCGGACACATCGACTCGTGGGATGTGGGCCAGGGTGCGCAGGATGATGGGTCGGGGATTATGGGAACGTTTCAGGCGGTGACGCTGATCCATAAGCTGGGGCTGAAGCCAAAGCGGACGATCCGTCTGGTGTTCTGGGTGAACGAAGAGAACGGCGAGGCGGGTGGCAAGGCTTATCGCAAGATGATTGGGCCGAAGATCGGCGAACAGGTGGCGGCGATCGAGATGGATGAAGGCGCGGAGAAGCCGCTGGGGATTGGGTATGGCGGATTCGAGTCGCTGATGCCGGGCGCGCCGCCGTTTGATTTGAGCAAGCTGCCTCCGGATCAGCAGCAGTCGTTTGCGGCGTTGCAGGATATCGCTTCGCTGCTGGGGCCGATCGGTGCGGACAGGGTACTGCCAGGCGGCGGTGGATCAGACATTGAGCCGCTCACCGACGACGGCGTCCCTGCGCTGGCTCCGCGGACCGAGGATCTGCATTACTTCGACTGGCATCACACCGAGGCGGACACGCTGGATAAGGTCGATCCGAAGGAGTTTCGCAAGAACGCAGCGATGTTGTCCGTCGTGGCCTATGTGCTGGCGGATATGGATGGCCGGTTGGCGGGCAAGGTCGCTGCAGCTGCGAAGTAG
- a CDS encoding Yip1 family protein → MNDVVAVETQSGQPGLSQVERVVDTFVAPSKTFTDILRSTSWWLPFLLAVIVSIGVTFTIDRQVGFGRVAENMILDSPKQEEQMQSLPEDQRAARMHGIASFTKNISYATPVIILLLSAVGALINWASFNFGLGARTTFGQMFCVWMYASLPRLLSGLLTIVTVIFGGNTESFNLKNAVGTNPAYFMPDAAPWLKTALSFFDVIGIWNVILLVIGTSIVAKVSRGKAAAVVVGWWVLIFILSVGSAAMTS, encoded by the coding sequence ATGAACGACGTGGTGGCGGTGGAGACGCAGTCGGGACAGCCGGGGTTGAGCCAGGTGGAGCGCGTGGTGGACACGTTTGTCGCGCCCTCGAAGACATTCACCGATATTCTGCGGAGCACGAGCTGGTGGCTGCCGTTTCTGCTGGCGGTAATCGTGTCGATTGGGGTGACCTTCACGATCGACAGGCAGGTAGGCTTCGGCCGCGTGGCGGAGAACATGATTCTCGACAGCCCGAAGCAGGAGGAGCAGATGCAGAGCCTCCCCGAGGATCAGCGTGCGGCCAGGATGCACGGCATCGCGTCGTTTACCAAAAATATCTCGTATGCGACGCCGGTCATTATCCTGCTCCTCTCAGCGGTTGGCGCCCTGATTAATTGGGCCAGCTTTAACTTTGGGCTGGGAGCGCGGACTACGTTTGGGCAGATGTTCTGTGTATGGATGTACGCCTCGCTGCCGAGGCTGTTGAGCGGGCTGCTGACGATTGTGACGGTTATCTTTGGCGGGAATACGGAGAGCTTCAATCTGAAGAATGCTGTGGGGACGAATCCCGCCTACTTTATGCCGGACGCGGCTCCGTGGCTGAAGACCGCGCTTAGTTTTTTCGATGTGATCGGAATCTGGAATGTGATTCTGCTGGTGATTGGGACCTCGATCGTGGCGAAGGTGAGCCGTGGGAAGGCCGCGGCCGTGGTAGTGGGCTGGTGGGTGCTGATCTTTATCCTGAGTGTTGGGTCAGCCGCAATGACCAGTTAG